The Afipia massiliensis genome has a segment encoding these proteins:
- a CDS encoding peptidoglycan-binding protein — MKLPFALALMMAATLGTAVAQTPAAKQAPQAKQAPAEIKPKPVTTVPTRPAVQTPVDTAKAMEQAERLAIQSDLAWVSLYNGVISGEASDRMVSAIKAFQKDHGAKETGVLNAQERGVLSAEAKKRQDNVGWKIVSDATSGARIGLPSKLVPLIVSDVNGTKWSSTTGTIQIEFLRRKEAGATTATVAAGEKKLNARKADYSVVKPDFFVLSGSQGLKKFYIRGQTRNDEVRVLTILYDQATEGTMIPVTVAMSSAYNPFPGNVAQAGPPPRKKVEYSTGIVASTDGAIVADRQATDGCMTIAVPGYGNATRIADDETRELALLRIYGATGLKPLAMSGNGATKPNLNLTGIADPQNQGGRNSVTVVAATATPAGADDTTLSPEPALGFSGAAALDADGKFAGAVRLKPAVVAGPAGTPLPSQALLVPADAVREFLKAKGVAVATGPSDAKASVLRLVCVRK; from the coding sequence CGCCGGCGGAGATCAAGCCCAAGCCGGTGACAACGGTGCCGACCCGCCCGGCGGTGCAAACCCCGGTCGATACCGCCAAGGCGATGGAGCAGGCCGAGCGCCTTGCGATCCAGTCGGACCTCGCCTGGGTCAGCCTCTACAACGGCGTGATCAGCGGCGAGGCCAGCGACCGGATGGTGTCCGCCATCAAGGCGTTCCAGAAAGATCATGGCGCGAAGGAAACCGGCGTACTGAACGCGCAGGAACGCGGCGTGCTGAGCGCGGAGGCGAAGAAGCGGCAGGACAATGTCGGCTGGAAGATCGTCAGCGACGCCACCAGCGGCGCGCGCATCGGCCTGCCGTCGAAACTGGTGCCGCTGATCGTCAGCGACGTCAACGGCACCAAATGGTCCTCCACCACCGGCACCATCCAGATCGAATTTCTGCGCCGCAAGGAAGCTGGCGCCACCACCGCAACAGTCGCCGCCGGCGAGAAGAAGCTGAACGCGCGCAAGGCCGACTACAGCGTGGTGAAACCGGATTTCTTTGTGCTGTCTGGATCGCAGGGCCTGAAGAAATTCTACATCCGCGGGCAGACGCGCAACGATGAGGTTCGTGTTCTCACCATCCTTTACGATCAGGCCACCGAAGGCACCATGATCCCGGTCACGGTGGCGATGTCGAGTGCATACAATCCGTTCCCCGGCAACGTGGCGCAGGCCGGCCCGCCGCCGCGCAAGAAGGTGGAGTACTCCACCGGCATCGTCGCCAGCACCGACGGCGCGATCGTTGCCGATCGTCAGGCCACCGATGGCTGCATGACCATCGCCGTGCCGGGTTACGGCAACGCCACCCGCATTGCCGACGACGAGACGCGCGAGCTGGCGCTGCTGCGTATCTATGGCGCGACCGGACTAAAGCCGCTGGCGATGTCCGGCAACGGTGCAACCAAACCAAATCTCAACCTGACCGGCATTGCCGATCCACAAAATCAGGGCGGCCGCAATTCCGTGACGGTTGTCGCGGCGACAGCAACGCCCGCGGGCGCCGACGACACAACACTGTCACCTGAGCCCGCGCTGGGCTTCTCCGGCGCTGCGGCACTCGATGCTGACGGCAAGTTCGCAGGCGCTGTGCGGCTGAAACCTGCCGTGGTGGCGGGACCGGCAGGAACGCCGCTGCCGTCACAGGCGTTACTCGTGCCCGCCGATGCCGTGCGCGAATTTTTGAAAGCGAAGGGTGTTGCGGTCGCGACAGGCCCGTCAGATGCAAAGGCTTCGGTGCTTCGGCTGGTCTGCGTGCGGAAGTAA